One stretch of Vulgatibacter sp. DNA includes these proteins:
- the thrS gene encoding threonine--tRNA ligase, translated as MDGMVQVTLPDGSVKTVTAGTTVADFVREQIGPGLAKAALAAKLDGAEVDLSRPIRSDAKLEVITAKTDAGLDVIRHSSAHIVASAVQRVYPEAQVTIGPVIEDGFYYDFYFPRGFTPDDLQKFEEEIAKIVAEDSLFERVDVPIDEAIALFEKMGEQFKVEIIRDLAAKGETTVGLYKHAGWVDLCRGPHLPTTGKAPAIKLLSVAGAYWRGDSSKPQLQRIYGTSWRNKKELDEYLHRLEEAKKRDHRKLGRELDLFLFHPFAPGAAFWTDKGTTLYHLLGNAMRTLTRRHGYQEIKTPLMFNKGLWEISGHWGKYKENMFLVLDNETGEHDFSMKPMNCPSHHLYYATKKHSYRELPLRFHTQDVLHRNEASGALGGLTRVRQFAQDDAHIYLAESQIAAEVKDLAAMIGKVYEAFGLQFVAKFATRPEQRLGDDAMWDRAEASLKAALEATGLPYEDKPGDGAFYGPKIDFDVSDSIGRRWQLGTIQLDYAAPERFDLTYVGEDNAEHRPVIIHRAIFGSFERFVAILIEHFAGAFPTWLAPVQGRIITVSDRQLDWAKAAHERMLAAGLRVELDQRNEKLGAKIRDAQLEKIPYTFVIGDQEVEKKGVSPRRYGGEDLKFMDLQAAIDRLVEEGKVPFLN; from the coding sequence ATGGACGGAATGGTTCAGGTCACGTTGCCCGATGGATCGGTCAAGACGGTGACCGCCGGCACCACCGTGGCCGACTTCGTCCGCGAGCAGATCGGCCCGGGCCTCGCCAAGGCCGCCCTCGCAGCGAAGCTCGACGGCGCCGAGGTCGACCTCTCCCGCCCGATCCGGAGCGACGCGAAGCTCGAGGTGATCACCGCGAAGACCGACGCGGGACTCGACGTGATCCGGCACTCGTCCGCCCACATCGTGGCGTCGGCGGTGCAGCGGGTCTATCCCGAGGCGCAGGTCACCATCGGCCCGGTGATCGAGGACGGCTTCTACTACGACTTCTACTTCCCCCGCGGCTTCACCCCCGACGACCTCCAGAAGTTCGAGGAGGAGATCGCGAAGATCGTGGCGGAGGATTCCCTCTTCGAGCGCGTCGACGTCCCCATCGACGAGGCGATCGCGCTCTTCGAGAAGATGGGCGAGCAGTTCAAGGTGGAGATCATCCGGGACCTCGCCGCGAAGGGCGAGACCACGGTCGGCCTCTACAAGCACGCAGGCTGGGTCGATCTCTGCCGCGGCCCGCACCTGCCCACGACCGGGAAGGCCCCGGCGATCAAGCTCCTCAGCGTGGCGGGCGCCTACTGGCGCGGCGACTCGAGCAAGCCGCAGCTGCAGCGCATCTACGGCACCTCGTGGCGGAACAAGAAGGAGCTCGACGAGTACCTGCACCGCCTCGAGGAGGCGAAGAAGCGCGACCACCGCAAGCTGGGCCGCGAACTCGACCTCTTCCTCTTCCACCCCTTCGCACCGGGCGCCGCCTTCTGGACGGACAAGGGCACCACGCTCTACCACCTGCTCGGCAACGCGATGCGCACGCTCACGAGGCGGCACGGCTACCAGGAGATCAAGACGCCCCTGATGTTCAACAAGGGCCTCTGGGAGATCTCCGGCCACTGGGGCAAGTACAAGGAGAACATGTTCCTGGTCCTCGACAACGAGACCGGCGAGCACGATTTCTCCATGAAGCCGATGAACTGCCCGTCGCACCACCTCTACTACGCGACGAAGAAGCACTCGTACCGCGAGCTGCCCCTTCGCTTCCACACGCAGGACGTGCTCCACCGCAACGAGGCCTCCGGCGCCCTCGGTGGCCTGACCCGCGTGCGCCAGTTCGCGCAGGACGACGCGCACATCTACCTCGCCGAGAGCCAGATCGCCGCCGAGGTGAAGGATCTGGCCGCGATGATCGGCAAGGTCTACGAGGCGTTCGGCCTGCAGTTCGTGGCCAAATTCGCCACGCGCCCGGAGCAGCGCCTCGGCGACGACGCGATGTGGGATCGGGCGGAAGCCTCGCTCAAGGCGGCCCTCGAGGCCACGGGCCTGCCCTACGAGGACAAGCCCGGCGACGGCGCCTTCTACGGCCCGAAGATCGACTTCGACGTCTCCGACTCGATCGGCCGCCGCTGGCAGCTGGGCACCATCCAGCTCGACTACGCAGCGCCCGAGCGCTTCGACCTCACCTACGTGGGCGAGGACAACGCCGAGCACCGGCCGGTGATCATCCACCGGGCGATCTTCGGCTCCTTCGAGCGCTTCGTCGCCATCCTGATCGAGCACTTCGCCGGCGCCTTTCCCACCTGGCTCGCGCCGGTGCAGGGCCGGATCATCACCGTCAGCGATCGGCAGCTCGACTGGGCGAAGGCCGCACACGAGCGCATGCTCGCTGCGGGCCTGCGGGTGGAGCTCGATCAGCGCAACGAGAAGCTCGGCGCCAAGATCCGCGACGCCCAGCTCGAGAAGATCCCCTACACCTTCGTGATCGGTGATCAGGAGGTGGAGAAGAAGGGGGTCTCTCCGCGGCGCTATGGCGGCGAGGACCTCAAGTTCATGGATCTCCAGGCGGCGATCGACCGCCTGGTCGAGGAGGGGAAGGTTCCCTTCCTCAACTAA
- a CDS encoding AI-2E family transporter gives MSEDTMQQRRKAKRGRAQQHEAAPATNEARAIPAAVAPLRLSARLLPQEVRVDLAWAAAVLGLTCLAFLLLRFVPGVALPVLLSLGLAWALDPLVDLFEARGWSRTLAIVALGGVLGVAIGAALAFLVPALIDQATRLPGYLQALAGRALPLAEELLGEPLPADWHQLATEFSGRASAVAAKIGPAAGRLLLQAAGGTATAVSQILGLALVPLFLFYFLRDFDEMKGRATALLPPRHRAQIVGRFREIDEVLAAFVRGQATVAAILGAIYAAGLTLAGVKLGLVIGLVAGIASLVPFAGVAIGAVLAAVAVLVDWHEGSLWVAAGAAATFAVGQALEGSVITPRVVGEKVGLPAVVVMLAVLAFGELLGFAGLLLAVPLAALLKVVLRVLVARYRASDWYVAAAPVPGEEKAAAGDFSP, from the coding sequence TTGAGCGAGGACACGATGCAGCAGCGGCGGAAGGCGAAGCGGGGAAGGGCGCAGCAGCACGAGGCGGCGCCGGCGACCAACGAGGCCCGGGCGATCCCGGCGGCCGTCGCGCCGCTGCGCCTCTCGGCGAGGCTCCTCCCGCAGGAGGTCCGCGTCGATCTCGCCTGGGCAGCGGCGGTGCTCGGCCTCACCTGCCTCGCCTTCCTCCTCCTCCGCTTCGTGCCCGGCGTGGCGCTGCCGGTGCTGCTCTCGCTCGGTCTCGCCTGGGCCCTCGATCCGCTCGTCGACCTCTTCGAGGCCCGCGGCTGGTCCCGGACCCTCGCCATCGTCGCCCTCGGCGGCGTCCTCGGCGTGGCGATCGGCGCGGCGCTGGCCTTCCTCGTTCCCGCGCTGATCGATCAGGCCACCAGGCTGCCCGGCTATCTCCAGGCCCTCGCCGGTCGGGCGCTGCCGCTGGCAGAGGAGCTCCTCGGCGAGCCGCTTCCAGCCGATTGGCACCAGCTGGCCACCGAATTCTCCGGGCGGGCCTCCGCGGTGGCGGCGAAGATCGGCCCCGCTGCGGGACGCCTGCTCCTCCAGGCTGCCGGCGGCACCGCCACCGCCGTCTCCCAGATCCTCGGCCTCGCGCTGGTGCCGCTCTTCCTCTTCTACTTTCTGCGGGACTTCGACGAGATGAAGGGCAGGGCCACCGCGCTCCTGCCGCCCAGGCACCGCGCGCAGATCGTCGGCCGCTTCCGCGAGATCGACGAGGTCCTCGCCGCGTTCGTCCGGGGACAGGCCACGGTCGCGGCGATCCTCGGGGCGATCTACGCAGCGGGGCTCACCCTCGCCGGCGTGAAGCTCGGCCTCGTCATCGGCCTCGTCGCCGGCATCGCCTCGTTGGTCCCCTTCGCCGGCGTGGCGATCGGCGCCGTCCTCGCAGCGGTGGCGGTCCTCGTCGACTGGCACGAGGGCTCGCTCTGGGTGGCAGCAGGTGCCGCCGCGACCTTCGCGGTGGGGCAGGCGCTGGAAGGCAGCGTAATCACCCCGCGGGTGGTGGGCGAGAAGGTGGGCCTGCCGGCGGTGGTGGTGATGCTCGCGGTCCTCGCTTTCGGCGAGCTCCTCGGCTTCGCCGGGCTGCTGCTCGCGGTGCCGCTCGCGGCGCTCCTCAAGGTCGTCTTGCGCGTGCTCGTGGCGCGGTATCGGGCGAGCGATTGGTACGTCGCGGCGGCGCCCGTGCCCGGGGAAGAAAAAGCAGCGGCCGGTGATTTTTCCCCTTGA
- a CDS encoding CDP-alcohol phosphatidyltransferase family protein, translated as MNLPNAISLVRLLLVPVFAWLHLRGEPLAALVVFVAAAISDGIDGFLARALDQRTALGAILDPIADKLLGLTALVLLVWSAVLPVWFLGVSLLRDAVVAAVGITSKASHRSVRAAPTRISKYATFLLMATVTLALFSRSPDYGAAVVPYLAAVGAVAAECLLVATVQYGMLWWSVLRGRRLDTP; from the coding sequence GTGAACCTGCCCAACGCGATCAGCCTCGTGCGCTTGCTCCTGGTGCCGGTCTTCGCGTGGCTGCACCTGCGGGGCGAGCCGCTTGCGGCGCTGGTGGTCTTCGTGGCTGCGGCGATCTCCGACGGGATCGACGGCTTCCTCGCCAGGGCGCTCGACCAGAGGACGGCCCTGGGGGCGATCCTCGATCCGATCGCCGACAAGCTCCTCGGCCTCACCGCCCTCGTGCTGCTCGTCTGGAGCGCGGTTCTGCCGGTCTGGTTCCTCGGGGTCTCGCTGCTGCGCGACGCCGTGGTCGCCGCCGTCGGCATAACCTCCAAGGCGAGCCATCGCAGCGTTCGTGCAGCGCCCACCCGGATCTCGAAATACGCCACCTTCCTCCTGATGGCGACGGTGACCCTGGCGCTCTTCTCCCGCTCGCCCGATTACGGCGCCGCTGTCGTGCCCTATCTCGCGGCGGTGGGGGCGGTGGCGGCAGAATGCCTGCTGGTGGCGACGGTACAATACGGCATGCTCTGGTGGTCGGTTCTGCGGGGCCGGAGGCTGGACACCCCTTGA
- a CDS encoding metallophosphoesterase, giving the protein MTTWIAGDIHGCAAELRDLLDTIGFARDDRLLLCGDLFDKGPDPVGVLRLVQETGALAALGNHDVAVREHGGAQLRGAPPPTKRPDYLVACLEQLAAAGALEEAVALCRSLPLWLEGAGYVVVHAGLHPTGGRAATDERLATLVREFPPRAPQARKWWEQWQGEEIVVFGHDARQGLVDRREAGRIRAIGLDTGCVYGGRLTAWSPELDRFVQVPARRVWHAGRA; this is encoded by the coding sequence ATGACCACCTGGATCGCGGGCGACATCCACGGCTGCGCCGCGGAATTGCGCGACCTGCTCGACACCATCGGATTCGCGCGGGACGACCGCCTCCTCCTCTGCGGCGACCTCTTCGACAAGGGCCCCGATCCCGTCGGCGTCCTCCGCCTCGTACAGGAGACCGGCGCGCTGGCCGCGCTGGGCAACCACGACGTCGCCGTCCGGGAGCACGGCGGCGCCCAGCTCCGCGGCGCGCCGCCGCCGACGAAGCGGCCGGACTATCTCGTCGCGTGTCTGGAGCAGCTTGCAGCGGCCGGCGCCCTCGAGGAGGCGGTGGCGCTCTGCAGATCCCTGCCCCTCTGGCTGGAGGGCGCGGGCTACGTGGTGGTCCACGCCGGCCTCCATCCCACCGGCGGCAGGGCCGCCACCGACGAACGGCTCGCCACCCTGGTGCGGGAGTTCCCGCCGCGTGCGCCGCAGGCCCGGAAGTGGTGGGAGCAGTGGCAGGGAGAGGAGATCGTTGTCTTCGGCCACGACGCGCGGCAGGGCCTCGTCGATCGCCGCGAGGCGGGAAGGATCCGGGCCATCGGGCTCGACACCGGCTGCGTCTACGGCGGCAGGCTCACGGCGTGGTCGCCGGAGCTGGACCGCTTCGTGCAGGTCCCGGCGCGGCGGGTGTGGCACGCGGGCCGCGCTTGA
- a CDS encoding PilZ domain-containing protein — MANQRKSQRAPCDIYLNKIVDEARHLARARDISPDGIWISKVLEPAAGQQQVGLEFQLPGSSEVIWAAGEVVRDETREAATGPVEGTAVKFTAMADRYRRMIEVYVSRTAGNA, encoded by the coding sequence ATGGCCAACCAGCGGAAGTCCCAGCGGGCCCCTTGCGATATCTATCTCAACAAGATCGTCGACGAGGCCCGGCACCTGGCCCGGGCCCGCGACATCTCGCCGGACGGCATCTGGATCTCGAAGGTCCTCGAGCCTGCGGCGGGGCAGCAGCAGGTCGGCCTCGAGTTCCAGCTCCCCGGGAGCTCCGAGGTGATCTGGGCTGCCGGCGAGGTCGTCCGCGACGAGACCCGCGAGGCGGCCACCGGCCCGGTGGAAGGAACGGCGGTCAAGTTCACCGCGATGGCCGACCGCTACCGCCGGATGATCGAGGTCTACGTCTCGCGGACCGCCGGCAATGCCTGA
- a CDS encoding VOC family protein, which produces MLAFHHLAVQCRDLAAAERFYAGILGLPVIARHRDEAGAERAIWVGAGEGFLALERCGGPVEERPFRDQAPGFFLFALRIERSERAAWEERLAAAGHPKVAETAFTFYVRDPEGNRIGLSHHPER; this is translated from the coding sequence ATGCTCGCCTTCCACCACCTCGCCGTCCAATGCCGCGATCTCGCAGCGGCGGAGCGCTTCTACGCCGGGATCCTCGGCCTGCCGGTGATCGCGCGCCACCGGGACGAGGCGGGAGCGGAGCGGGCGATCTGGGTCGGGGCGGGGGAGGGCTTCCTCGCTCTCGAACGATGCGGCGGCCCGGTGGAGGAGCGGCCGTTCCGCGACCAGGCGCCGGGGTTCTTCCTCTTCGCGCTGCGCATCGAGCGTTCGGAGCGGGCGGCCTGGGAGGAGCGGCTCGCTGCAGCAGGCCATCCGAAGGTGGCGGAGACCGCCTTCACCTTCTACGTGCGGGACCCCGAGGGGAACCGGATCGGCCTCTCGCATCACCCCGAGCGCTGA
- a CDS encoding SDR family NAD(P)-dependent oxidoreductase — protein MARTSWLKWAPVALGAGLLLRRRGGGEFDGSTVLITGGSRGLGLLLAREFARRGARLVICARDANELETARRELEETFGAEVLARRCDVTDRDQVEALVEQANLRFGGVDVLVNNAGIIQVGPFSTMSERDFRDALEANLWGMIHCSRAVLPSMRQRRSGRILDVTSIGGVVAVPHLLPYSVAKFAAVGFSSGLAAEVEVEGIRVTTVVPGLMRTGSFLNALFKGRREEEMQWFSLGASLPLVSLDAERAARKMVDASARGDRWITVGVPAKVARLAAVLTPGLVAAASARVARLLPRAPGIPTSQRPEPGWRHRTGAARSFATRLGDRAARNNNEVPRAYH, from the coding sequence ATGGCACGGACTTCCTGGCTGAAGTGGGCCCCCGTGGCCCTGGGGGCGGGGCTTCTCCTCCGCCGCCGTGGCGGCGGAGAATTCGACGGCAGCACGGTGCTGATTACGGGCGGTTCGCGGGGGCTGGGGCTCCTGCTGGCCCGGGAGTTCGCGAGGCGCGGCGCCCGCCTCGTGATCTGCGCGCGGGACGCGAACGAGCTCGAGACCGCGCGGCGCGAGCTCGAGGAGACCTTCGGCGCCGAGGTCCTCGCCAGGCGCTGCGACGTCACCGACCGCGATCAGGTCGAGGCGCTGGTGGAGCAGGCGAACCTTCGCTTCGGCGGCGTCGACGTGCTCGTGAACAACGCCGGCATCATCCAGGTCGGCCCCTTCTCGACCATGAGCGAGCGGGATTTCCGTGACGCCCTCGAGGCCAACCTCTGGGGGATGATCCATTGCAGCCGGGCGGTGCTCCCCTCGATGCGCCAGCGCAGGAGCGGCAGGATCCTCGACGTCACCTCGATCGGCGGCGTCGTCGCCGTGCCCCACCTCCTGCCCTACTCGGTGGCGAAATTCGCCGCGGTGGGCTTCTCCAGCGGCCTCGCTGCCGAGGTGGAGGTGGAGGGGATCCGGGTCACCACCGTGGTCCCGGGGCTGATGCGCACCGGCTCCTTCCTCAACGCGCTCTTCAAGGGCCGGCGGGAGGAGGAGATGCAGTGGTTCTCGCTGGGCGCCTCGCTTCCCCTCGTCTCCCTCGACGCGGAGCGGGCGGCCCGGAAGATGGTCGATGCCAGCGCCAGGGGCGACCGCTGGATCACGGTGGGCGTGCCGGCGAAGGTGGCGCGCCTCGCTGCAGTCCTCACCCCGGGGCTGGTGGCGGCGGCGAGCGCGCGGGTCGCCAGGCTGCTCCCGCGGGCCCCCGGGATCCCCACGAGCCAGCGGCCGGAACCGGGCTGGCGGCACCGGACCGGCGCCGCCCGATCCTTCGCCACGCGCCTCGGAGACCGGGCTGCCCGGAACAACAACGAGGTCCCCCGGGCTTACCACTAG
- the typA gene encoding translational GTPase TypA, protein MNREQLRNIAIVAHVDHGKTTLVDHMLRQAGTFRANEHVAERVMDSNDLEREKGITILAKNTAVTYEGVKINILDTPGHADFGGEVERALRMVDGVILLVDAAEGPLPQTRFVMSKALALGLPAMVVINKIDRQDARPQEVLDEVYSLLIDLGGDEKLLELPVIYAVGREGKASLSLDVPGETLKPLFDAILEHVPAPKVNAEAPFQMLVNNLDYDDFVGRLIVGRIYAGKVRLNEQIAVMREGGKVEQGRVVKLYGFHGLKRVEIEQAEAGEVIMLAGIEDISIGDTLASLEKPAALERLHVDEPTMMMVFRVNDGPFAGKEGKYVTSRNLRDRLYREAYRNPAIKVRDTDKPEAFEVIGRGELQLAVIIETMRREGYELTASNPVPLTKVEDEQVFEPMEMLYCDVPDTSVGAVTERLGTRKGRMMDMQPMGSGRTRVKFRIPARGLIGFRNEFLTVTRGEGIMSSESDGWEPWQGAIPKRQSGSIVSDRDGETVAYSLFSLQERGTLFFGPGVPVYGGMVVGENAHPHDLEVNVTREKKLTNIRASGRDENVMLTPPREMGLEKALEWIAEDELVEVTPKSIRIRKRELDPHARSRAERDRKRGTA, encoded by the coding sequence TTGAATCGCGAGCAGCTTCGCAACATCGCCATCGTCGCCCACGTCGACCATGGCAAGACCACGCTGGTCGACCACATGCTCAGGCAGGCCGGCACCTTCCGCGCCAACGAGCACGTGGCCGAGCGCGTGATGGACTCCAACGATCTGGAGCGCGAGAAAGGCATCACCATTCTCGCGAAGAACACGGCCGTCACCTACGAGGGCGTGAAGATCAACATCCTCGACACCCCGGGCCACGCCGACTTCGGCGGCGAGGTGGAGCGCGCGCTCCGCATGGTCGACGGCGTGATCCTGCTGGTGGACGCAGCCGAAGGGCCGCTGCCGCAGACCCGCTTCGTGATGAGCAAGGCGCTCGCCCTCGGCCTGCCGGCGATGGTGGTGATCAACAAGATCGACCGCCAGGACGCACGCCCGCAGGAGGTGTTGGACGAGGTCTACTCGCTCCTCATCGACCTCGGCGGCGACGAGAAGCTCCTCGAGCTCCCGGTGATCTACGCCGTCGGCCGCGAGGGCAAGGCGTCGCTCTCCCTCGACGTCCCCGGCGAGACGCTGAAGCCGCTCTTCGACGCGATCCTCGAGCACGTGCCCGCGCCGAAGGTGAACGCCGAGGCGCCCTTCCAGATGCTCGTCAACAACCTCGACTACGACGACTTCGTCGGTCGCCTCATCGTCGGCCGCATCTACGCCGGCAAGGTTCGTCTCAACGAGCAGATCGCGGTGATGCGCGAGGGCGGCAAGGTCGAGCAGGGCCGCGTGGTCAAGCTCTACGGCTTCCACGGCCTCAAGCGCGTCGAGATCGAGCAGGCCGAGGCAGGCGAGGTGATCATGCTCGCCGGCATCGAGGACATCTCCATCGGCGACACCCTCGCCTCGCTGGAGAAGCCCGCGGCCCTCGAGCGCCTCCACGTCGACGAGCCGACCATGATGATGGTCTTCCGCGTCAACGACGGTCCCTTCGCAGGCAAGGAAGGCAAGTACGTCACCTCGCGCAACCTGCGCGACCGCCTCTACCGCGAGGCGTACCGGAACCCGGCGATCAAGGTCCGCGACACCGACAAGCCGGAGGCCTTCGAGGTGATCGGCCGCGGCGAGCTCCAGCTCGCGGTGATCATCGAGACCATGCGCCGCGAGGGCTACGAGCTCACCGCCTCGAACCCCGTCCCCCTCACCAAGGTCGAGGACGAGCAGGTCTTCGAGCCGATGGAGATGCTCTACTGCGACGTCCCCGACACCTCGGTCGGCGCCGTCACCGAGCGCCTCGGCACCCGCAAGGGCCGGATGATGGACATGCAGCCGATGGGCTCGGGCCGCACCCGCGTGAAGTTCCGCATCCCCGCCCGCGGCCTCATCGGCTTCCGCAACGAGTTCCTCACCGTGACCCGCGGCGAAGGCATCATGTCGAGCGAGTCGGACGGCTGGGAGCCGTGGCAGGGCGCGATCCCGAAGCGCCAGAGCGGCTCGATCGTCTCCGATCGCGACGGCGAGACCGTGGCCTACTCGCTCTTCTCGCTGCAGGAGCGCGGCACCCTCTTCTTCGGTCCCGGCGTGCCCGTCTACGGCGGCATGGTGGTCGGCGAGAACGCCCACCCGCACGATCTCGAGGTGAACGTCACCCGCGAGAAGAAGCTCACCAACATCCGCGCTTCCGGCCGCGACGAGAACGTGATGCTCACGCCGCCCCGCGAGATGGGCCTCGAGAAGGCCCTCGAGTGGATCGCCGAAGACGAGCTCGTCGAGGTGACCCCGAAGAGCATCCGAATCCGCAAGCGGGAGCTCGATCCGCATGCGCGCTCGCGCGCGGAGCGCGATCGCAAGCGCGGCACCGCGTAA
- a CDS encoding endonuclease I family protein — protein sequence MRTLPLLLLALLVVACAPGEDPPDAGCAEGCGGGGGGCATPVPPADCPAERVAETIDLTNGCPILVCGACPKVEVPACDDGSLEATSDEATGCATSWRCVRCEEPPVPSCPGGSPVAQVDPATGCTTAWGCEGCPPVDPPGCEAPTEVVDPATGCTTAWRCPADPWAEVEALRGAALVEGLHDRVAGHRALSYDGARDEIFGSLDVVDGQIECIYTGRKTRPDGTRTPGDMNTEHSWPQSEGADTVPARSDLHHLFPTDMDANSRRGSLEFGETDCARSSCSWTGGGSEVGPSLAGGGTIFEVRPAYRGEIARAHFYFSVRYRLSIGQAEEAVLRRWHDEDPPGARERARNDGIELLQQNRNPFVDRPDFVGRIADF from the coding sequence GTGCGCACGCTCCCGCTGCTTCTCCTCGCCCTCCTCGTCGTCGCCTGTGCACCGGGCGAGGACCCGCCGGATGCCGGCTGCGCGGAAGGCTGCGGGGGCGGCGGCGGAGGCTGTGCCACGCCCGTGCCGCCGGCGGACTGCCCGGCGGAGCGGGTGGCCGAGACCATCGACCTCACCAACGGCTGTCCGATCCTGGTCTGCGGCGCCTGCCCGAAGGTGGAGGTGCCGGCCTGCGACGACGGCAGCCTCGAGGCGACCAGCGACGAGGCCACCGGCTGCGCCACGAGCTGGCGGTGCGTGCGCTGCGAGGAGCCGCCGGTGCCGAGCTGCCCGGGCGGATCGCCGGTGGCGCAGGTCGATCCTGCGACGGGCTGCACCACCGCGTGGGGCTGCGAAGGCTGCCCGCCCGTCGATCCGCCGGGATGCGAGGCGCCCACGGAGGTGGTCGATCCCGCCACCGGCTGCACCACCGCCTGGCGCTGCCCGGCGGATCCCTGGGCCGAGGTGGAGGCGCTGCGCGGGGCGGCGCTGGTGGAGGGGCTCCACGATCGCGTGGCGGGCCACCGCGCCCTCTCCTACGACGGCGCCCGGGACGAGATCTTCGGCTCCCTCGACGTGGTCGATGGCCAGATCGAGTGCATCTACACCGGCAGGAAGACGCGGCCGGACGGCACCCGCACCCCTGGCGACATGAACACCGAGCACAGCTGGCCGCAGTCGGAGGGGGCGGACACGGTGCCGGCGCGCAGCGATCTCCACCACCTCTTCCCCACCGACATGGACGCCAACAGCAGGCGCGGCTCGCTGGAGTTCGGGGAGACCGACTGCGCCCGGTCGAGCTGCAGCTGGACCGGCGGCGGCTCGGAGGTGGGCCCCTCGCTCGCGGGGGGCGGCACCATCTTCGAGGTGCGTCCCGCGTACCGCGGCGAGATCGCCCGGGCCCATTTCTACTTCTCGGTTCGGTACCGCCTCTCCATCGGCCAGGCCGAGGAGGCGGTGCTGCGGCGCTGGCACGACGAGGATCCGCCGGGCGCCCGGGAGCGCGCGCGCAACGATGGCATCGAGCTGCTGCAGCAGAACCGCAACCCCTTCGTCGACAGGCCCGACTTCGTCGGCCGGATCGCGGACTTCTAG